Within the Gossypium raimondii isolate GPD5lz chromosome 12, ASM2569854v1, whole genome shotgun sequence genome, the region aaactttcccgtgttttaatagaatcacgattaaatattaaattgaatcgatttgacactaattcgatgatttcatcgctatgttgagTGATATCACCGGTTTGTGTTAAATACGATATgtctttaagaaaaaaatcaataaaatttcgtgtttcaaaaatctttgtgtttccaaaatttcggtatttcaaaaattttccgtattttcaaaaatttccgtgtttcaaaaatttttttttgtgttttcaacaattttcGTGTTAAAAAATTCGTGTTTCAAAATAATTCTcgtgtttcataaattttcgtgttttcaaaaaaaaaattcccgtGCTTCGaaaatttcgtgttttcaaaagtttttgtGTTTCGAAATTTTCGTGTCTCAATAAACTCtcgtgttttttttaaatatcgtgtttcaatcggatcacgattaaatattaagttgaactcgtatttttgaaaattaagacaacgcgtgtttaacgagataccaattctgggcgtcgcgagggtgctaataccttcctcgcgcgtaaccgactctcaaaccctaattttctctggatttccACGTAGATCTgaaattacctcttttttagaaaagttttaaaaaataatatttttcttttaaaaagtaaatttattaggtgtccgatcacacctagaaaaaagatcggtggcgactcctttttttaaataaaattgaaacttcattttcaaattttcaataattacttcAACTAGCGCCCGTGCCCAAATTTTAGGTGGCTACAATGTGTTTAACGGCACAAACttcaagaaatagaaatagaacaTTATGCTTTTGCTTGGTTGCATGGGTCTGGCCATGTGTTAAAAGTTCGATCGCCAACAAATCTGATCAATAGTAGTGCTGCAAAACAAAAAAGTTGCATTGAAGAAATGCGAGCATTCAAATCGCATGAGTTTGATGGTAATGCGACATTCAATTTCAGAATCCATAAGGGTTGGTTGAAATGATGACAAAAGATGCCAATGGTTTCCTAAAACAAATCCTTGACCAGTTCACTATCAACGAAAAGGCTGAAACAAATAATATTCTTTCTAAGATCATTTCAATGCAATATAAGGGTAAAGGAATCATACAGTTGTATTTAAGGAAATGTCTAATCTAGTGACCAAACTAAAGGGTTAAGCTTGAACTATTTGGCCACATATTTGTGCATCTAGTTTTGATCTCTCTTCCTACACAATTTAGACCATTCAAGATTCACTATAATGCTTAGAATGAAAGTTGGACTCTAAATGAGCTTATATCATAATCTgtgaaagaagaagagagaCTGAAGCAAGAGAAGATTGAAAGTGCTCATTTGGTATTGTCTTTTGGGACTAAACTAGcttcaaataaacaaaaaggaatAATGATAAAGAAACTGCCATCCAAGGAACATCGTAACATAAAGCACAAGAGAAACAAGGTAGCTGCCTGTTACTTTTGCAATAAGACTTGTCACATAAAGAAAAGAATGTTTCAAGTATGTTGCATGACATGAAAAGAAAggtaaagttttcaaaaataacataaaattctGAAGTCAATTTGGATTTGGTACGTGGTTAGATACTGGAGCAATTACTCACATAAGTGTCATTATGCAAGATTGTTTAAGGAGCTGAGGGTCAattgatgttgaaaaagataCATCTATgtggaaaatataaataaggaaGTAGCTGAAGCCATTGGTGTCTTTAGAGTTTAATTATATATTggtttttatttggatttagaTACGATACTTTTGTTGTACCATCATTTAGATGGAACTTAACTTCTATTTATTGTTTGTAAATACCTAATTTAGATAAACTtgttcttttaaaatgaaatttaaatcttGTTGAAACTGGTACACTGATTAATAAGCTTCAAACAGTAAAGAAAATATGCATTcaagttattttttatgaaaaacaagatcaacaaaaaagaatttatgtcatatttctaaaatgatatataaaagcTTGAGTTAAAAGGAATTTTAATTCCCTTGATTTATCatacattaaaatatgtattgaaTGCATACAAGTAGTTGATAATGCAAAGGGTTGTTAGTGGGTATATTTCACATTGGTTAAGTACAAACTATCAAGTGAGTTTTTATATAGCTTTACTTCTTATTCTTATCAAGTAATTAGGCCATAGGCTTATCACACTTGTTGGGTTCATGTCTCTGACATGTACTGCCAgtttattttttctcattttactGTTTCGAAAAATAGTGGGACAGTTTTAAAATTGTTCCTGCATTTTTTACTCTTTTGTCCTTGCCTATTTACCGTTTTGATTCCCTCATTTTTACACAACATTCTCTGGAAAACTCTTTTCTCCTCTTCCTTTATGATTTTCTTGTACACTATGCCAGTTTTCCCTAAACTCTTTTCTCAGTTTTTGAGTTTTAAACGGGACCGGTTGTGACCCCTCCAAATTTTTCTGAGAATTGATGCTACTGTGATTTCCCTAAGAAGAGTAACACCAATCGAGTTCCATCTTCCTTATTCTGGTGTACGAATATCGAAGCACTGTATTAACCTTGAGGGGCGACATCCACTACATGATTACACCGATCAGGATGAATTCGTTTCTAAGACAGTGGTTTATCACAacacaataaatttttaatttcttaatttgttatttactttttaatcagTGCTAACAGATTGTGTCTTGCAATagtttatttgttatataaagaaaattgcTACCAGTAAGAATTCCTTTTATGAACTTTACAGATGATTACTTTCACTATAGTTAGCTGAATTTAATTCATGAGAAGTTATAATCTTTAggcattttcaaaaattttaaagatgaaGTTGAAAATGAAGTgggcaaaaatattaaagttgtCAAATTTGATCATGGATGTGAATATTATGGCTTATACGGCGGATCAAGTGAACAACATCTAGACACTTTTGCCAAATATTTGACAAAATGTGAGATTGTACATCAATAAACTATGTTGGGaatgtcaaattaaaacaatgtaGTTCTGAGATAAATTTGAACTCTTAAGGCACAGTAAGTAGTacgattcaaaaaaaaaaccataatcaGCCTCAAGTTGATATGATTATAAGGAGATAAATTAGACAAAGGAGAAAggtaattttaaatgaaaagctTTCGTAGATCAAATTTTATTGACttacaaaatttttttgttaaaattgaggACAATTTTAAATAACTAATATCACATTTAGGTATTTAGAGACATCAATCGTTCAATCACATGTTTAATCAATCAATtatcacatttaaaatttatgtaatagCTATTTTTATCATAAAGCCGTCAAATAACAAAAGTCAAACGCTTTCGTGTTAATTTGTAACACTTTGATCCAAAATATAGTAGAGGTATCAATACCAAAGGCTTAAGTATCAATACCTTGCAGATTTGTTGTAGCAATGGATTGAGAAGGTATCAGTACTTGGATGCAGAAGAACTAACTTCCTCAgacataataacaaatttcCAATCAAAATAGGAATTAAACATATCACAAGAAACATTTATTAGGAATTTGCTTGGAATTTCAGATGCAACAACTTAAGCTAAAccataagaagaagaaaatagaaatgaaagCAAATTTTATTGGACAAAAAagttttatgttaaataaaaaaatctaaattcaatTAACGATTAAATGTCGTGAGAAAAAAAAGTAAGCACCAGAGACTTGCAAGAAAGCACAAAGCTTAAAGAGAAACTGACAAATGGCAGCCACCTAGCATATATTTATAGACAACTCTAAAAGTAAAATTGATTCATAGTAAAAGGTTTGAGTGCAGTAAAGCATATGAAGTCAAGAAAAATGACATGTACATGacaaatttctaaattattaaCGTCTTAAATTTTACACTACTTTCAACACATACATTATATCAACAATTTTTCTCCAAATTAAACTACTATGAAAATTTATGCAAGTTAAGATGGCATAAATACACAACAAAACTAATAAATTGAGTCACTATGATAGGCTATACAAAATTTGATGCAATAagaaattatatgaatttataatactttaaatactagaaattaaataataataataacacaaacaaattttacttaaagtattaaaattataaattgatcaagaaagaaagaataaatattttgtaatttacttagatttttataattttaactttaaaaattttattttccttctattttagccaataaaaaatttaatatcaaagaAACTAATaatcttaataataattaatgtttattgAATTGAGTGATAAAAGATTTGATACCtcttagtaaaattttaggtctaaaccttttcaataaagaaaataaaagtgtgAGAGCTTGTCTCTCAtttacaaattcaattttactcaattttgaGTACCCAATATCAAATAATGCCAACAACATAAGAGGCCATAATTAACATCTCTTTGATATcaaatttgagtgaaaattcttttgtactaaaatttaaaattatttttcagaaaaaaaattatgataatttattgatccattgaaaacaataatgataataataaacccTAGCTCCGGCAAACTTCATCGGATGCGTcaggaaaaaaattttgagtatcACACACATACGAAAGAGTCATAGTTTCTGCAATAATTCCAAATCGCTACTTTAAAGTTGAAAACAATGGAAATCCCCCTCATCTCTATTGCTTTAAAATACCAATCTACTTCGCTTAGACATGAAATATAAAGCAAACAAGTGATATTTGCCCGACAAAATTGTactaaacaataataaacacACCTCAAAGTTCAGTTTAACAAACACCAAACTAAATCCATCAATGTTTAACAAGCAGCAGAAGTAAATCCAATTTCCTGGCCATTGTTATTCTCTTCACAACTCATCTGCAAAATGACAAGGCACGCAGATGGAATTATGTTGATGTTTTAGAAGATGAAGGTGAAGAAGAATTTGCCATGCCAAATACGAAATTGACTCAGTAGAATGAAAACCTACCCCAGCAAATTGAATTGTTCAGAAATCATTTTACCTTTAGTTTCTGGTCATGGGACGCAATATATAATCGGGTTGACCAGTCGTCGTCATCATCTTGTTGTTGTTTAGAAAGACTAGCTACTGCTTGGATCCCTGGGAGTTATCCTTATCAGCAACAATCTGCTGCTGATTCAAGGGACGTACACCACCTCGCTGCTGCCCAATCTGCTGGTAAAAGTGGCTAAAAGCTTGGGAATTAGACACTCCAAAATGCGGATCCTGTGAAAGCCCAAGCTCCAAACCTGGAACCTGGAGGTTACTACCGTTGAGCAGCGACGAAAAACTCACAAAACCCATATTCATATTTGGAAATTCAAGCCCCTGGAACCCATAGTTGTGGTGGATATGATTGGAGTTTTCATTCCCAAAATTTGAAGCTGATGTGGATTGCTCTGAAACTTGAACAAGCCCTGATCCAATTCCATTACTAGAAGACCATGCCCCACTTGGGATTTGGGATCTTCCTAAATTACCACCCAACATTGCCCAATTATTCCTATCTTTGGACCCAGTACATGCCCCCAGTCCCATTTTGGTATGCAAACCAGCAGAAACAGAGTTCCCCTGCGCACAAACAGAGGCTCCAGCAGCCGCCAGAGCTGAAGCGGGAATCGTCCCAGTTCCAGTTGCAGCAATGATAGATGGTTCCGATTGCTGCAACAACCACTGAATTGTCTCGCCATCGGATTTGTGACCCAATTCTCGGGTCAATTGGAAAATCCTGGCGGCGCACAGAGCAGGCATCCTTATTCTTCTACCTCTGCCATCTACTTTCTTGTGCCTGTCTTTGTTTGAGCTTCTCTTGGGAGCTAGTTGCTTCTTGTTATCATCTTTGCTCGCAATCATGATTTGCAAGTTTTTTATTTCTGCAGGTTTATTGTTCTCTGCTTTCTGAGGAGTCAAGCAGGTGGGCACCTCTTGTGGATGATGATTTGAGCCCTTGCCCTTGCCCTTGCCCTTGCCCTTAGGCTCCATGTAAACTCAATTATGGGGCCTCCTTGATTGGCGAAGGTTAACTCATTTGGACTTTTTCTTACTTCCCCTTTGAAATTTCAATGCCTCCCTTTGCTTTATTGTCCATATGTTGGAAccacaaaatttcaatttaaagttACCACTCAATGATTTTATGTCAACTTTTTTCTCTTACTCactaaggaaaaaaaagaaaaagcggacatgatataattatgaaaatgtatgtataGGTATTGTTTATCTCTCACAGCCTTGGTTTTCCCTCCCACTATATTAtggaataaagaaaatataagatttgACCTAATTCAGGTGGGCTGGCAAAAAGCcaaacttaaaaactctaaactcataattacattaaaaagaATGGTTTACTGCTGGACACGCACATTAGGAATTAACCAACCAAAGGAATAGGAATAAGTATTAGCAATTCCATTTTTTCTTCTATCATTAAAATCGGATTCtacaaattaaattgttaattctATCATTCTTACTTCATTTTTAATTCCTTATCTAAACTTTTCACTCCtctcattaaaaattattaatcaaatGAATTGGATTTgaaatcaataaattaatatttgattgaattgagTTAAGAGTAAATCAAATGGATAAATCTCAAACTCatatatgaactttaattttgattcaatcatacacatttaaaaaataaaatatcagtttattttatattggacaaatataattaattatgtgtgcaatatataatcataaaatgatgtcatatcaataatttatgagaattaaattaagattttgagGATAAGGAAAAGACCCCTGCTCCACTACTTGCCTATCTCTAGGTACTGTACTACAATAAATCCCTCACAGTTTATACCCCTATATTCAAATGGAAAACGAGTTTCGTGTGTGCAACGTATATATCCTTTAGTATGCTTGTAGTCGGTATAGTGGGGTAATATAACTTATAGCATCCGAATTTAGTAATTAGATTTacatgaatttga harbors:
- the LOC105764247 gene encoding transcription factor TCP20, whose product is MEPKGKGKGKGKGSNHHPQEVPTCLTPQKAENNKPAEIKNLQIMIASKDDNKKQLAPKRSSNKDRHKKVDGRGRRIRMPALCAARIFQLTRELGHKSDGETIQWLLQQSEPSIIAATGTGTIPASALAAAGASVCAQGNSVSAGLHTKMGLGACTGSKDRNNWAMLGGNLGRSQIPSGAWSSSNGIGSGLVQVSEQSTSASNFGNENSNHIHHNYGFQGLEFPNMNMGFVSFSSLLNGSNLQVPGLELGLSQDPHFGVSNSQAFSHFYQQIGQQRGGVRPLNQQQIVADKDNSQGSKQ